The Pricia mediterranea genome includes a window with the following:
- a CDS encoding glycogen synthase, translating into MNNFLFVAAENDGIHNCKAGGMGDVVRDVPREISKRGDKVHVVVPSYSRLHEFGTLVTNLSFSLRGTTYNAELYKVTPKKEFENITHYVIHHPEITEGGIAHIYHDDPTEPFFNDFIKFMVFNTAVAEAIKVGAFGDLDIVHMHDWHAAALLFIKKYHPKYQDLKKMRYVYSIHNLAIQGIRPFYDNYASVHHWFPEVPLDIEALQDPQYPDCINLMGVGIRLADAVHTVSASYKEDVMKPSARPEFVGGESLEQDLQKANDEGRLHGILNASNYSNIREAETGLLYRNTVKALFRWLQDESKKYKADFLAHTGEKIMEFVTDRPKFIVSSVARLTEQKFYFMMRSPEHFERMLERLKQVDGIFMLLGTGDPDYEELFRSLSYKHKNFIFTNGQSEDLIDSMYLETDLYFMPSLFEPCGISQMLAMRNGNPCLVHHTGGLKDTVEHMKTGFAFDGDTFDAKLENMVKSFDEALNVWENDRPKWKRIQAAAKKKRFTWEKSLDEYYDKLYIL; encoded by the coding sequence ATGAACAATTTCCTTTTTGTAGCTGCCGAAAACGATGGTATCCATAATTGTAAAGCGGGGGGCATGGGCGATGTGGTTCGCGATGTGCCGCGAGAGATATCGAAGCGTGGTGACAAGGTGCACGTGGTCGTACCCTCCTATTCCAGATTGCACGAATTCGGCACCCTGGTGACCAACTTGAGTTTTTCGTTGAGGGGAACTACCTACAATGCGGAACTATACAAGGTTACACCGAAGAAGGAATTTGAAAACATCACCCATTATGTTATCCATCATCCTGAAATTACGGAAGGAGGTATCGCACATATCTACCACGATGACCCTACAGAACCTTTCTTCAACGATTTTATCAAGTTTATGGTATTCAACACGGCCGTGGCCGAAGCTATAAAGGTAGGGGCTTTCGGTGATCTCGATATCGTGCATATGCACGACTGGCATGCCGCCGCCTTGCTGTTTATCAAGAAATACCATCCCAAGTATCAAGACCTTAAAAAGATGCGCTACGTTTACAGCATCCACAATTTGGCGATTCAGGGAATCCGACCTTTTTACGACAACTACGCTTCCGTTCACCACTGGTTTCCGGAAGTGCCTCTCGACATCGAAGCCCTTCAAGACCCCCAATATCCCGACTGCATCAACCTGATGGGCGTGGGCATCCGGTTGGCGGATGCGGTACATACCGTTTCGGCATCCTATAAGGAAGATGTGATGAAGCCCAGTGCCCGACCTGAGTTCGTCGGGGGTGAAAGCTTGGAGCAAGATTTGCAAAAAGCGAACGATGAGGGAAGGTTGCACGGTATACTCAACGCATCGAACTACAGTAATATCAGGGAGGCGGAAACCGGACTTCTCTACCGAAACACGGTCAAGGCGCTTTTTCGATGGCTGCAGGACGAGTCCAAAAAATACAAGGCAGATTTTCTGGCGCATACCGGTGAAAAGATTATGGAATTCGTTACCGATCGACCGAAGTTCATCGTTTCGAGTGTGGCGCGGTTGACCGAACAGAAATTCTACTTTATGATGCGCTCGCCCGAACATTTTGAAAGGATGCTGGAGCGCCTGAAACAGGTCGATGGTATATTTATGCTTTTGGGTACGGGCGATCCCGATTATGAAGAACTTTTCCGTAGTCTAAGCTATAAGCACAAAAACTTTATTTTTACGAACGGTCAGTCCGAAGATCTCATCGACTCGATGTATCTCGAAACGGATCTTTATTTTATGCCCAGCCTGTTCGAACCCTGTGGAATCAGTCAAATGTTGGCCATGAGAAATGGTAATCCATGTCTGGTACACCATACAGGGGGACTCAAGGATACCGTAGAACACATGAAAACCGGCTTCGCCTTTGACGGCGATACTTTCGATGCCAAACTCGAGAATATGGTTAAAAGTTTCGACGAAGCTCTTAACGTATGGGAGAACGATAGGCCCAAATGGAAGAGAATACAGGCAGCCGCGAAAAAAAAGCGGTTTACTTGGGAGAAATCCCTTGATGAGTACTACGATAAACTGTATATTCTTTAG
- a CDS encoding citrate synthase — translation MSDKATLKYKGQDYEFPIVKGSENEFAVDIKKLRATTGGLITLDPGYKNTGSCESAITFLNGEKGVLRYRGYSIEELAEKAYFLEVAYLLIFGELPDKEQLAKFHKDITDESHVDEEMKKILDGFPKSAHPMGVLSSLTSALIAFNPSTVDVSSEEEMYHAIVRILAKFPVLVAWTLRKKKGLPLDYGDDDLGYVENIHKMMFKKPSKNYERNEVVIEGLRKLLILHADHEQNCSTSTVRIVGSSHAGLFASLSAGISALWGPLHGGANQAVLEMLEAIERDGGDTKKYMAKAKDKDDPFRLMGFGHRVYKNFDPRAKIIKKAADDILDDLGIEDPILDIAKGLEKEALEDDYFVDRKLYPNVDFYSGIIYRALGIPTEMFTVMFALGRLPGWIANWREMRLRGEPIGRPRQVYIGPTQRSYVEVENR, via the coding sequence ATGTCAGATAAAGCTACTTTAAAATATAAAGGCCAAGATTATGAATTTCCGATCGTCAAAGGTTCAGAAAATGAATTCGCCGTCGACATCAAGAAATTACGCGCTACCACTGGTGGCCTGATTACCTTAGATCCCGGATATAAGAATACCGGTTCTTGCGAAAGTGCCATCACGTTCCTCAACGGGGAAAAAGGGGTTTTGAGATATCGGGGCTATTCCATAGAGGAACTGGCCGAAAAAGCCTATTTCTTGGAGGTCGCTTACTTGCTAATTTTTGGCGAATTACCGGATAAAGAGCAATTGGCTAAATTCCATAAAGATATTACCGATGAGTCCCACGTCGATGAGGAAATGAAAAAGATTCTGGACGGTTTCCCAAAATCCGCGCACCCGATGGGGGTGCTTTCCTCCTTGACCAGTGCCTTGATTGCTTTTAATCCCTCGACGGTCGATGTGTCGTCGGAAGAGGAAATGTACCATGCTATTGTTCGTATTTTAGCAAAGTTTCCGGTTTTGGTCGCGTGGACCTTGCGGAAGAAAAAGGGGCTTCCCCTAGATTATGGTGATGATGACCTGGGGTACGTAGAGAATATCCATAAGATGATGTTCAAAAAGCCCAGTAAAAACTACGAAAGGAACGAGGTCGTTATAGAAGGTTTACGCAAGCTGTTAATACTACACGCCGACCATGAACAAAATTGTTCGACTTCTACGGTACGGATCGTAGGGTCTTCGCACGCCGGGCTTTTTGCCTCGCTTTCCGCTGGGATCTCCGCACTTTGGGGGCCACTGCACGGCGGTGCGAACCAAGCGGTACTGGAAATGTTGGAGGCCATTGAAAGAGATGGTGGGGACACGAAAAAATATATGGCCAAGGCCAAGGATAAAGACGACCCGTTCCGCTTAATGGGCTTCGGGCACCGGGTGTACAAGAACTTCGACCCACGCGCCAAAATCATTAAAAAGGCGGCCGATGATATATTGGATGACCTAGGTATCGAAGACCCGATATTGGACATTGCAAAAGGCTTGGAAAAAGAGGCTTTGGAAGACGATTATTTCGTTGATCGAAAGCTTTATCCGAACGTGGATTTCTATTCAGGAATTATCTATAGGGCACTCGGGATACCGACCGAAATGTTCACCGTAATGTTCGCGCTGGGCCGTTTGCCCGGATGGATCGCCAATTGGCGTGAAATGCGACTTCGAGGTGAACCGATAGGGCGTCCTAGACAGGTCTATATCGGACCGACGCAAAGGTCTTATGTCGAAGTGGAAAATAGATAG
- a CDS encoding DUF1328 family protein, whose amino-acid sequence MLRWMIIFIIIAIIAGIFGFGGISEAAAGIAKIIFFIFIVLAILAFLLFKKIF is encoded by the coding sequence ATGTTACGATGGATGATTATTTTCATTATTATTGCCATTATTGCCGGAATTTTCGGGTTTGGAGGAATCTCTGAAGCCGCAGCCGGTATCGCAAAAATCATTTTCTTTATTTTTATCGTACTTGCGATTTTGGCGTTCTTGCTATTTAAAAAGATTTTTTGA
- the ctlX gene encoding citrulline utilization hydrolase CtlX — protein MQSTNSILMIRPVSFRMNEQTAVNNYFQEDIDLKNSAINIRAQEEFDAFVGVLKTRGVHVITVDDTKEPDTPDSIFPNNWISFHEDGTVGVYPMFAKNRRNERREDIFDILEKDGFVIKDIMDYTAAEMEGLFLEATGSMALDRVNRKAYCALSDRADEELFIEFCEDFEYSPVIFTANQSVDGRRMPIYHTNVMMCVADTFAVVCLDAIDDKKERKNVVDHLKQDAKDIIAITEQQMHSFAGNMLQVLGENNEPILIMSSQAYHSLDLNQIASIEKNCDIIHSSLETIETCGGGSARCMMAEVFLPRK, from the coding sequence ATGCAAAGCACTAATTCCATCCTCATGATTCGTCCGGTCAGTTTTCGAATGAACGAACAGACCGCAGTAAACAATTATTTTCAGGAGGATATCGATCTCAAAAACTCCGCTATAAATATTCGGGCCCAAGAGGAGTTTGATGCGTTCGTAGGCGTTTTGAAGACTAGGGGCGTACACGTAATTACCGTAGACGATACAAAGGAACCCGACACCCCAGATTCCATTTTCCCCAACAACTGGATTTCCTTTCACGAGGATGGCACGGTAGGGGTCTACCCCATGTTTGCGAAAAATCGGCGTAACGAAAGACGGGAAGATATTTTTGATATTTTGGAGAAAGACGGGTTCGTTATCAAGGATATCATGGACTACACCGCCGCCGAGATGGAAGGCTTATTTCTGGAAGCTACCGGCAGCATGGCCCTGGACCGCGTTAATAGAAAAGCCTACTGTGCCCTATCCGATAGGGCCGACGAAGAACTCTTCATCGAATTTTGTGAAGATTTTGAATACTCTCCCGTAATTTTCACCGCGAACCAATCCGTTGATGGAAGGCGGATGCCAATCTATCACACCAACGTGATGATGTGTGTGGCCGATACGTTCGCCGTCGTCTGTCTTGATGCTATCGATGATAAAAAAGAAAGAAAGAACGTTGTCGACCATTTAAAACAAGATGCTAAAGATATTATCGCTATTACCGAACAGCAGATGCACAGTTTTGCGGGTAATATGTTGCAGGTTCTTGGCGAGAATAACGAACCAATCCTGATAATGAGTTCACAGGCCTACCACAGTCTGGACCTCAACCAGATTGCATCCATCGAAAAAAATTGTGATATAATACACAGTTCTTTGGAAACTATCGAAACCTGTGGGGGCGGGAGTGCCCGCTGTATGATGGCAGAAGTATTCTTGCCTAGGAAATGA
- a CDS encoding BCCT family transporter, with translation MKKVSTTIKSLIKNPLLSISIAVIFVCSAIVFIATEASYNAIEDASIWVRNYFGYFYLYLGLGCVLLLFGIAFSPLGKIKLGKKHERPEHSLWAWTAMLYSAGMGAGILLRAVQEPVFMQQHPPYASNLEPEVLALEFTFYQWGLTAWAFYGLFAMVMGYALFVRKKKVRVSATIEDSISSPLARKGIDITTIITTVFGLIAALGLGVTQINGGLNHVFEGGFGLATTLSLATLVSAIAFYSAWQGVEKGIKIISKINLVVTFLLLFFIFFSSDVGAIFGSFATATWNYLIDFVPMSLAYGSYNPGMEFLTDWTFYYWAFWLAWAPFTGIFIARISKGRTLRQLLLGVLILPSLGSFFWFSVFGTSAFQLIEATGSYNDEFGNVFSSLFVFFSHYPMATFLNTITICLLIGFLVTSLDSAVFVLSMFTDKGKKEPRRRYRLIWSVFILLATMALVLLGNAKPEIDVLTAVQKLLIITSLPFAFFSIAMAGLFLKEMVGKTWS, from the coding sequence TTGAAAAAAGTATCGACCACCATTAAGTCTCTCATAAAAAATCCCTTGCTCAGCATCTCAATCGCGGTGATCTTCGTTTGTTCGGCCATCGTTTTCATCGCGACGGAAGCCAGCTATAATGCTATTGAGGATGCTTCCATTTGGGTGCGCAACTACTTCGGATACTTTTATCTCTATCTTGGGCTTGGCTGTGTACTTTTGCTTTTTGGGATTGCCTTTTCGCCCCTGGGCAAAATCAAACTCGGAAAAAAACACGAAAGACCCGAACATTCGCTCTGGGCCTGGACCGCGATGCTCTACAGTGCCGGGATGGGGGCCGGAATTCTCCTGCGCGCCGTTCAGGAACCCGTCTTTATGCAACAACATCCGCCCTACGCATCGAACCTCGAGCCCGAAGTTCTCGCCTTGGAATTTACGTTCTACCAGTGGGGACTCACCGCTTGGGCCTTTTACGGATTATTTGCCATGGTCATGGGATACGCCCTTTTCGTCCGTAAAAAGAAGGTGCGGGTCAGCGCCACCATCGAGGATAGTATTTCAAGCCCCCTAGCTAGAAAAGGGATAGATATCACCACCATTATCACTACGGTATTCGGACTGATTGCGGCCTTGGGACTCGGCGTTACCCAGATCAACGGAGGCCTGAACCATGTTTTTGAGGGCGGTTTTGGCTTGGCCACTACACTTTCATTGGCGACCTTGGTCTCGGCCATCGCCTTCTATTCCGCCTGGCAGGGGGTGGAGAAGGGAATCAAGATTATTTCAAAGATCAACCTTGTAGTTACCTTTCTATTGCTGTTCTTTATATTTTTTAGCAGTGACGTAGGTGCTATTTTTGGTTCCTTCGCAACGGCAACCTGGAACTATCTCATCGATTTCGTCCCCATGAGCCTTGCCTATGGAAGCTATAATCCCGGGATGGAATTCCTTACCGATTGGACATTTTATTATTGGGCATTTTGGTTGGCCTGGGCACCTTTTACCGGTATTTTTATCGCAAGAATATCGAAGGGAAGAACCTTACGCCAGCTATTATTGGGGGTTTTGATATTGCCTTCGTTGGGTAGCTTTTTCTGGTTCTCGGTGTTCGGCACCTCGGCCTTTCAACTCATCGAGGCTACGGGGAGTTATAACGATGAATTCGGAAATGTGTTTTCATCGCTTTTCGTCTTTTTTAGCCACTACCCGATGGCCACATTTTTGAATACGATAACCATTTGCTTACTCATCGGATTTTTAGTGACGTCCCTAGATTCCGCCGTTTTCGTGCTGAGCATGTTTACGGACAAAGGGAAGAAAGAACCTCGAAGAAGATATCGGCTGATATGGTCGGTCTTTATACTGTTGGCGACAATGGCCCTCGTTCTTTTGGGAAATGCCAAACCCGAAATTGACGTGCTCACCGCAGTGCAGAAATTATTGATTATCACCTCACTGCCGTTCGCGTTTTTTAGCATCGCAATGGCGGGATTGTTTTTAAAGGAAATGGTGGGAAAGACCTGGAGTTAG
- a CDS encoding nicotinate phosphoribosyltransferase, which translates to MKTISGLYTDHYQLSMAEGYFLAERKTDRVTFDYFFRRNPFGSGFTVFAGLQVLFDMIEEFRYDSDAIDFLHQRGFQDEFLDFLKNFNFQGSIYAPREGEVVFPTEPILSVEGNIIEAQLLETLLLNTLNYQSLIATKANRLRQSAGNRSVVEFGMRRAQGWAALHGSRAAVAGGADSTSNVQSAYTYGLDSSGTQAHSWVQSFGDELTAFRTFAEKRPKNCVLLVDTYHTLNSGVPNAITVAKEMQQRGEQLLGIRLDSGDLAYLSKKARTMLDEAGLHKVKIVASNQLDEYLIKSLIQQGAKIDIFGVGTNLITGRDDGALDGVYKLSAVNGKPTIKLSEDVAKLTLPGRKQVVRYYNGNDEFFADGVLLAEENSNGVKTIFHPEYPDKKSQVEGLKKEILTSKVFECGKALVEKKNIQEISEYRSHRVSHLADEYKRFEYPHIYKVGLSDNLTQLRQDLSSEIRGRQ; encoded by the coding sequence TTGAAAACGATATCGGGCCTATATACAGATCACTATCAACTATCAATGGCCGAAGGCTATTTTTTGGCGGAGAGAAAAACCGATCGGGTCACCTTCGATTATTTTTTCCGAAGAAATCCTTTTGGTTCGGGTTTTACCGTATTTGCGGGACTGCAAGTGCTTTTCGATATGATCGAAGAGTTCAGGTACGATTCCGATGCAATCGATTTTCTACATCAAAGGGGCTTTCAGGATGAGTTTCTTGACTTTCTGAAAAATTTTAATTTTCAGGGTAGTATTTATGCCCCGCGAGAAGGTGAGGTGGTCTTTCCAACGGAGCCCATTCTAAGCGTGGAGGGGAATATCATCGAGGCCCAGTTATTGGAAACGCTCTTATTGAATACACTAAACTATCAATCCCTTATCGCCACCAAGGCGAACCGATTGCGACAATCTGCCGGAAATCGTTCGGTGGTGGAATTTGGAATGCGAAGGGCGCAGGGTTGGGCCGCCTTACATGGAAGTAGGGCTGCTGTGGCCGGGGGGGCGGACAGTACCTCTAACGTGCAAAGTGCCTATACGTATGGCCTGGATTCTTCCGGTACGCAGGCGCATTCGTGGGTGCAGAGCTTCGGCGATGAGCTAACGGCTTTTAGGACCTTTGCCGAAAAGCGTCCCAAAAACTGTGTGCTGCTGGTGGATACCTACCATACGCTAAATAGCGGTGTGCCGAATGCCATTACCGTTGCCAAGGAAATGCAGCAAAGAGGGGAGCAGCTCTTGGGTATTCGACTTGATAGTGGAGACCTTGCCTATCTTTCCAAGAAAGCTAGAACTATGTTGGATGAAGCCGGTCTGCATAAGGTGAAAATCGTGGCATCGAACCAGCTGGACGAATATTTGATAAAAAGTCTTATTCAGCAAGGAGCCAAAATCGATATTTTCGGGGTGGGCACTAACCTGATTACGGGAAGGGACGATGGAGCCCTGGATGGAGTTTATAAATTAAGCGCCGTGAACGGTAAGCCCACGATAAAGCTGTCTGAAGACGTGGCCAAATTGACCCTCCCGGGGCGAAAGCAAGTTGTACGATATTATAATGGGAACGACGAATTCTTTGCCGACGGAGTATTGCTTGCGGAGGAAAATTCTAATGGCGTTAAGACGATATTCCATCCCGAATATCCGGATAAGAAATCTCAAGTCGAGGGACTTAAAAAAGAAATTCTTACATCAAAGGTATTTGAATGCGGTAAGGCGCTTGTGGAGAAAAAAAACATCCAGGAAATTTCGGAGTATCGAAGTCACAGGGTTTCTCATCTGGCCGATGAATACAAACGTTTTGAATATCCGCACATTTACAAGGTAGGATTGAGCGATAATCTTACCCAACTGCGACAGGACCTGTCGTCGGAAATCCGCGGAAGACAATAA
- a CDS encoding dimethylarginine dimethylaminohydrolase family protein, with translation MLNLHINDEISPLEAVLLGTAESPGPVPDPEEAYDPKSLEHILAGTYPKESDMTREMKAFAHVFEKYEVKVYRPEVLEDCNQIFSRDIAFVIENKLIKANILPEREKEVEAILHVLDEIEPEHILTPPEEVHIEGGDVMPWHGYIFMGTYTADDYSEYITARTNEAAVDYIAQQFPKKTVKSFELRKSNTDALQNALHLDCCFQPLGKGKAILHKNGFLVEEEYRWLLDFFGKENVFEITQEEMYRMFSNVFSISPEVVVSERNFTRLNDWLRGQGFTVEEIPYAEIAKQEGLLRCSTLPLIRTKPKSNSRR, from the coding sequence ATGCTCAATCTTCACATCAATGACGAAATCTCCCCATTAGAGGCGGTGTTGTTAGGTACGGCCGAAAGTCCCGGTCCCGTGCCCGATCCGGAGGAGGCCTACGATCCCAAATCTCTTGAGCATATTTTAGCGGGTACGTACCCAAAAGAATCCGATATGACCCGCGAAATGAAGGCCTTTGCACATGTCTTCGAGAAGTATGAGGTAAAGGTTTACCGTCCTGAAGTTTTGGAGGATTGCAACCAGATATTTTCTCGGGATATTGCGTTTGTCATCGAAAATAAATTGATAAAGGCCAATATTTTACCGGAAAGGGAGAAAGAGGTGGAAGCCATCTTGCATGTTTTGGATGAGATTGAACCCGAGCATATTCTCACCCCGCCGGAGGAGGTCCACATAGAAGGGGGCGACGTTATGCCGTGGCACGGTTATATCTTTATGGGTACGTACACGGCCGATGACTATTCCGAATACATCACGGCACGTACCAACGAAGCTGCCGTGGATTATATCGCGCAACAGTTTCCAAAGAAAACCGTAAAATCGTTCGAGCTGAGAAAGTCGAATACCGATGCCCTACAGAATGCCCTCCATCTCGATTGCTGTTTCCAACCTTTGGGCAAAGGAAAGGCGATTTTGCATAAGAACGGATTTCTAGTTGAAGAAGAGTACCGATGGTTGCTGGATTTTTTCGGGAAGGAAAACGTTTTCGAAATTACCCAAGAGGAAATGTACCGCATGTTCAGTAACGTTTTTTCCATCTCGCCGGAAGTAGTGGTCTCGGAACGGAACTTTACCCGTTTGAACGATTGGCTGCGAGGGCAGGGGTTTACCGTGGAGGAGATCCCCTATGCCGAAATCGCCAAGCAAGAGGGCCTATTGCGCTGCAGTACCCTGCCATTGATCAGAACGAAGCCAAAATCCAATAGCCGGAGGTGA
- the eno gene encoding phosphopyruvate hydratase: protein MSIILSVHARQIFDSRGNPAVEVDVITENGIMGRAAVPSGASTGEHEAVELRDGGDAYMGKGVGKAVENVNTLIAEEILGMSVFEQNLLDQTMIDLDGTSNKSKLGANAILGVSLAAAKAAANELGMSLYRYIGGVSANTLPVPMMNIINGGSHSDAPIAFQEFMVMPVKAKSFSHAMQMGSEIFHHLKKVLHDRNLSTAVGDEGGFAPELDGTEDALDTIGKAVGNAGYKLGDDVMIALDCAAAEFYVDGKYDYTKFEGENGAVRTSEEQAQYLAELCEKYPIISIEDGMDEDDWDGWKALTDKVGDKVQIVGDDLFVTNVERLTKGIKNGIANSILIKVNQIGTLTETIAAVNMAKNAGYTSVMSHRSGETEDNTIADLAVALNTGQIKTGSASRSDRMAKYNQLLRIEEELGDVAFYPKEDAFNLK from the coding sequence ATGAGTATTATCCTAAGCGTACACGCACGACAAATTTTTGATTCCAGGGGAAACCCCGCTGTTGAAGTAGATGTAATTACCGAGAACGGAATTATGGGAAGGGCCGCCGTACCCTCGGGCGCTTCTACCGGCGAACATGAGGCGGTGGAACTGCGCGACGGGGGGGATGCTTATATGGGCAAGGGGGTAGGTAAAGCCGTTGAAAACGTCAATACCCTAATTGCAGAAGAAATATTGGGTATGTCGGTGTTCGAACAGAACCTTCTCGATCAGACGATGATCGACCTCGATGGCACTTCCAACAAATCGAAACTGGGGGCCAATGCAATTTTGGGCGTATCCCTGGCCGCTGCCAAAGCCGCCGCGAACGAATTGGGCATGTCACTCTACCGCTATATTGGGGGGGTGAGTGCAAATACGCTTCCTGTACCTATGATGAACATCATCAATGGGGGATCGCATTCCGATGCTCCGATCGCTTTCCAGGAGTTTATGGTAATGCCCGTAAAGGCGAAAAGCTTTTCGCATGCCATGCAGATGGGCTCGGAGATATTCCACCACCTCAAAAAGGTATTGCACGATAGAAACTTGAGCACCGCGGTAGGCGACGAGGGAGGATTTGCGCCCGAGCTCGACGGTACCGAAGATGCCCTTGATACCATCGGTAAGGCGGTAGGCAATGCCGGCTATAAGCTCGGCGATGATGTAATGATCGCTTTGGACTGTGCGGCTGCGGAATTCTATGTCGACGGAAAGTATGATTATACTAAATTCGAGGGAGAAAATGGAGCGGTTCGGACTTCTGAAGAACAGGCACAATACTTGGCCGAACTATGCGAAAAGTATCCCATCATTTCCATTGAAGATGGAATGGATGAAGACGATTGGGACGGTTGGAAGGCACTGACGGATAAGGTTGGTGATAAAGTACAGATTGTGGGTGACGACCTGTTCGTCACCAATGTCGAGCGATTGACCAAAGGTATCAAGAACGGTATCGCCAATTCAATTTTGATCAAGGTCAACCAAATCGGTACGCTCACCGAAACTATTGCTGCCGTGAACATGGCGAAAAATGCGGGATACACCTCGGTCATGTCGCACCGTTCCGGAGAAACGGAAGATAACACGATAGCCGATCTGGCGGTCGCTCTTAATACGGGACAGATCAAGACCGGTTCGGCTTCCCGTTCCGACAGAATGGCCAAATACAATCAGCTGTTGCGCATCGAAGAAGAATTAGGTGACGTCGCCTTCTATCCAAAAGAGGATGCGTTTAATCTAAAATAA
- a CDS encoding SDR family oxidoreductase, which translates to MKILLTGANGYIGMRLLPQLVDMGHEVICTVRDKERFAIDDDMRSQIAILEIDFLQEVDPDKIPKDIDVAYFLIHSMSSSTQAFVEMESKTAENFILYLKETTVAQVVYLSGIVNDQNLSKHLWSRKNVEKILSEGPFHLTVLRAGIIVGSGSSSFEIIRDLCEKLPLMITPKWVLTKTQPIAIRDIMTFLTGVLGHEETYDDSFDIAGPDVLTYKEMLQQYADQRGFKNWIFTVPVMTPKLSSYWLYFVTSTSYKLALNLVDSMKVEVIAKDTRLQNILGIEPHTYREAIDMAFKKIEQNLVVSSWKDSMVSGRFKKDLEKYIQVPKFGVLRDIKQMKVDDPEQVLKNIWKIGGSTGWYYGDWLWKIRGLMDKLSGGVGLRRGRTHPNKIYAGDALDFWRVLLADKEAKRLLLFAEMKLPGEAWLEFKIDKDNVLHQTATFRPKGLKGRLYWYSIVPFHYFIFAGMIRGISKG; encoded by the coding sequence ATGAAAATACTTCTTACAGGTGCCAACGGCTACATCGGGATGCGGCTGCTGCCCCAGCTGGTCGATATGGGTCACGAGGTGATTTGTACGGTGCGCGACAAAGAAAGATTTGCGATCGATGATGACATGCGCTCCCAAATCGCGATTTTGGAAATCGATTTTCTACAGGAAGTGGACCCCGATAAGATTCCCAAAGATATTGATGTCGCCTATTTTTTAATCCATTCCATGAGCTCATCGACCCAGGCCTTTGTAGAAATGGAATCGAAAACGGCCGAAAATTTCATTCTGTATCTCAAGGAAACTACGGTCGCTCAGGTCGTTTACCTCAGCGGTATCGTAAACGACCAGAACCTCTCAAAACATTTATGGTCGCGAAAGAATGTTGAAAAAATATTATCGGAAGGGCCGTTTCACCTCACCGTTCTGCGCGCGGGAATCATCGTAGGATCGGGAAGTTCATCGTTCGAAATTATCCGTGATCTCTGCGAAAAACTGCCTCTCATGATTACCCCGAAATGGGTATTGACCAAGACACAGCCCATTGCTATCCGCGATATCATGACTTTCCTGACCGGAGTGCTCGGTCATGAAGAAACCTATGACGATTCCTTTGACATCGCCGGGCCGGATGTACTCACGTACAAAGAGATGCTACAGCAATATGCCGACCAGCGCGGCTTTAAGAACTGGATCTTCACCGTTCCCGTAATGACCCCTAAATTGTCGAGCTACTGGCTTTATTTCGTGACCTCGACCTCCTACAAACTGGCCCTGAACCTAGTGGATAGCATGAAGGTGGAGGTCATCGCGAAAGACACCCGACTGCAAAACATTTTGGGAATCGAACCGCACACCTATCGGGAAGCCATCGATATGGCCTTTAAAAAAATCGAACAAAACCTGGTGGTCAGTAGCTGGAAGGACAGTATGGTCAGCGGCCGCTTTAAAAAAGACCTTGAGAAATATATTCAAGTGCCAAAATTCGGGGTGTTGAGGGATATAAAACAAATGAAGGTCGATGATCCCGAGCAAGTACTCAAAAATATCTGGAAAATCGGGGGCAGCACCGGATGGTACTATGGCGATTGGCTATGGAAAATTCGCGGGCTAATGGACAAGCTCTCCGGCGGGGTCGGCCTGCGCCGCGGACGTACCCATCCCAACAAAATATACGCGGGGGATGCCCTCGATTTTTGGAGGGTGCTGTTGGCCGATAAAGAGGCCAAACGTCTGTTGCTTTTCGCTGAAATGAAACTGCCCGGGGAAGCCTGGCTGGAATTTAAGATCGATAAGGACAATGTGCTCCACCAAACGGCCACGTTTCGGCCCAAGGGACTAAAAGGGCGTCTGTACTGGTATAGCATCGTGCCCTTTCATTATTTTATCTTCGCGGGAATGATCCGGGGGATTTCGAAGGGATAA